The Enterococcus sp. 7F3_DIV0205 genome has a window encoding:
- the yycF gene encoding response regulator YycF translates to MKKILVVDDEKPISEIVKYNLTKEGYEVFTAYDGEEAVEKVKEVEPDLIILDLMLPKMDGLEVAREVRKTYDMPIIMVTAKDSEIDKVLGLELGADDYVTKPFSNRELVARVKANLRRGATSAKEAESTTQSELSIGDLTIHPDAYMVSKRGSKIELTHREFELLYYLAKHIGQVMTREHLLQTVWGYDYFGDVRTVDVTVRRLREKIEDSPSHPTYLVTRRGVGYYLRNPEQE, encoded by the coding sequence ATGAAAAAAATATTAGTTGTAGATGATGAAAAGCCGATTTCAGAAATTGTGAAGTACAACCTTACAAAAGAAGGATATGAAGTTTTCACGGCTTACGATGGTGAAGAAGCTGTTGAAAAAGTGAAAGAAGTAGAACCAGATTTAATTATCTTAGATTTGATGTTACCAAAAATGGATGGTCTGGAAGTTGCCAGAGAAGTTCGCAAAACCTATGATATGCCGATCATTATGGTGACGGCCAAAGATTCTGAGATCGATAAGGTTTTAGGATTAGAATTAGGGGCAGATGATTATGTGACCAAACCGTTTTCTAATCGTGAACTTGTTGCCCGTGTCAAAGCGAACTTGCGTCGTGGCGCTACAAGTGCTAAAGAAGCAGAATCAACAACACAATCAGAACTTTCTATAGGAGACTTAACGATTCATCCTGATGCTTATATGGTATCAAAACGAGGCAGTAAAATCGAATTGACTCATCGTGAATTTGAATTGCTTTATTATTTAGCGAAACATATCGGACAAGTGATGACGCGCGAACATTTACTTCAAACGGTTTGGGGTTATGATTATTTTGGAGATGTTCGTACGGTTGACGTGACTGTACGTCGTTTAAGAGAGAAGATCGAAGATAGCCCAAGTCATCCGACTTACTTAGTCACTCGTCGTGGTGTCGGCTATTATCTTCGAAACCCTGAACAGGAGTAG
- a CDS encoding S66 family peptidase yields MKAPRLQAGDEIRVIAPSSSFSRLTDLGIKSAEKKLTDLGFHVTFSEHKNEQDVLGSSSIMSRVKDLHEAFSDDNVKGILTAIGGFNSNELLPYLDFELIKRHPKIFCGYSDITALCNAITAKTKLLTYVGPHFSSFQMDELQDYQTETFLHATTDEKAFHVTASESWSQDEWYLPEPKRVLHANNWKVYSHSKSVTGRCYGGNLGTFQLLFGTRFLPDLERSILFVENAEEDDYHDFARGLAALLQVVRHPQALLIGRFPKETEMTEERLLAILAKYPLLREIPVIYDMNFGHTQPIFTIPIGDQATVDTSQKKITFF; encoded by the coding sequence ATGAAAGCACCAAGATTACAAGCTGGTGATGAAATTCGAGTCATTGCGCCATCCAGCAGTTTTTCACGTTTAACAGATTTAGGAATTAAATCCGCTGAAAAAAAATTAACAGATTTAGGTTTTCACGTCACCTTTTCTGAACATAAAAATGAACAAGATGTGTTAGGCTCTTCTTCGATCATGAGTCGAGTCAAAGATTTGCATGAAGCTTTTTCAGATGACAACGTCAAAGGGATTCTAACGGCCATCGGCGGATTCAACAGCAACGAACTACTGCCTTACCTTGATTTTGAATTGATCAAACGCCACCCTAAAATTTTTTGCGGCTACAGTGATATTACAGCTTTATGTAATGCAATCACAGCTAAAACAAAGTTACTCACCTATGTGGGTCCCCATTTTTCCAGTTTCCAAATGGATGAGCTACAGGACTATCAAACCGAAACATTTTTACACGCAACAACAGATGAAAAAGCTTTTCATGTGACGGCTTCTGAGTCTTGGAGCCAAGACGAATGGTATTTACCCGAGCCTAAGCGAGTATTACATGCGAATAACTGGAAAGTCTATAGTCATTCGAAATCCGTTACCGGAAGATGTTACGGTGGGAATTTAGGTACGTTCCAACTACTGTTTGGTACACGCTTTTTACCAGACCTTGAACGCTCTATTTTATTTGTTGAAAATGCTGAAGAAGATGACTATCATGATTTCGCTCGTGGTTTAGCTGCTTTGCTGCAAGTCGTAAGACATCCTCAGGCCTTATTGATCGGACGTTTTCCAAAAGAAACAGAAATGACTGAAGAACGACTATTAGCTATTTTAGCAAAATATCCTTTATTACGAGAAATTCCTGTGATTTATGATATGAACTTCGGTCATACGCAGCCGATTTTTACGATTCCGATTGGTGATCAAGCGACTGTCGATACTTCACAGAAAAAAATCACCTTTTTTTAA
- a CDS encoding MerR family transcriptional regulator, with translation MEKIYTISEFAKKIDISEHTLRYYEKEGLIKPSRDEHNYRVYGEEDLDWAKFVNKLKKTGISLKEIKRYTQLRNLGDSTITQRKNLLLNHRINIIAEYEKAKSHLELLDNKITLYEQLEKEYKKESL, from the coding sequence GTGGAAAAAATTTACACGATTAGTGAATTTGCAAAAAAGATTGACATCAGCGAACATACGCTGCGCTATTATGAAAAAGAGGGATTGATTAAACCATCTAGAGATGAACATAATTATCGTGTTTATGGAGAGGAAGATCTTGATTGGGCGAAATTCGTGAATAAATTAAAAAAGACGGGTATCTCCTTAAAAGAAATCAAACGATATACCCAACTGAGAAACCTTGGTGATTCAACGATTACTCAACGTAAAAATTTATTATTAAACCATCGAATAAATATTATAGCTGAATATGAAAAAGCCAAAAGTCATTTAGAATTACTGGATAATAAAATTACATTGTACGAACAATTGGAAAAAGAATATAAAAAAGAAAGTCTCTAA
- a CDS encoding SDR family NAD(P)-dependent oxidoreductase yields MKYTVITGASSGIGLETAKEFGNLGKNLILVARREDRLDRLKEEILSKHPTLEILTKTVDLSQSKNVLALYSSLKGYDIETWINNAGFGYYHSVADQDLTKVSQMLHLNIEALTLLSSLYVTDYKDKENTQLINISSAGGYKNVANAATYCATKFYVSAFTEAIALELQAKKAQLKAKVLAPAATETEFAQVANGSKTYDYTKGFTTFHTAKEMAQLLIDLYQSQEVVGLVDRDTFEFNLSGPIFDHYQTGIINL; encoded by the coding sequence ATGAAGTACACAGTAATCACAGGGGCAAGTTCAGGAATCGGTTTGGAAACAGCAAAAGAATTCGGGAACCTCGGGAAAAATTTGATTTTAGTTGCCCGTAGAGAAGATCGCCTAGATCGCTTAAAAGAAGAAATTCTGTCTAAACATCCAACACTTGAGATTCTGACTAAAACAGTTGATCTGTCCCAAAGCAAAAACGTATTGGCTCTTTACAGCTCTCTAAAAGGATATGATATTGAAACATGGATCAATAATGCTGGTTTTGGCTACTATCATTCAGTAGCTGATCAAGATTTAACGAAAGTTAGCCAAATGCTGCATTTAAATATTGAAGCTTTGACATTATTATCCTCTCTTTATGTCACAGACTATAAAGACAAAGAAAATACGCAGTTGATCAATATTTCTTCTGCTGGTGGATATAAAAATGTTGCCAATGCTGCTACGTATTGCGCTACAAAATTTTATGTAAGTGCCTTTACTGAAGCTATCGCTTTAGAATTGCAAGCAAAAAAAGCCCAACTTAAAGCAAAGGTCTTAGCTCCAGCTGCAACTGAAACAGAATTTGCTCAAGTTGCGAATGGGTCAAAAACTTACGATTATACCAAAGGTTTTACCACATTTCACACAGCAAAAGAAATGGCGCAACTTCTTATTGATCTCTATCAAAGTCAAGAAGTTGTTGGGCTAGTTGACCGCGATACATTTGAGTTCAATTTATCAGGACCTATTTTTGACCATTACCAAACTGGAATTATCAATTTGTAG
- a CDS encoding MIP family channel protein: MKKAIAECLGTFILVFFGTATAVLGGGIEGIGTTGIALAFGLTIIAAAYSIGTISGAHLNPAVSLGMWVNKRISTMDLIYYIIGQVVGGLIASFTLLSILNASGRETTNLGQNGFGDFSAMGALTVEIILTFIFVLVIMTVTSAKKGNAKLAGIVIGLTLTMIHLVGIPLTGTSVNPARSLGPAIFAGGEALSQVWVFIVAPLIGGVLAAIVSRYLLDTEE, encoded by the coding sequence ATGAAAAAAGCAATTGCAGAATGTCTTGGAACATTTATCTTGGTTTTCTTTGGTACAGCGACAGCTGTTTTAGGAGGCGGGATAGAAGGTATTGGCACAACAGGGATCGCTTTGGCTTTTGGCTTGACGATCATTGCAGCGGCTTATAGTATTGGTACGATTTCTGGTGCGCATTTGAATCCAGCAGTTTCTTTGGGAATGTGGGTCAATAAACGAATTTCAACAATGGATTTGATTTACTATATCATTGGACAAGTTGTTGGTGGTTTGATCGCTTCTTTTACTTTACTGTCAATTTTAAATGCTTCAGGAAGAGAAACAACAAACTTGGGTCAGAATGGCTTTGGTGATTTTAGCGCAATGGGTGCCTTAACAGTAGAAATTATTTTAACATTTATTTTTGTTTTGGTTATCATGACGGTCACAAGTGCTAAAAAAGGGAACGCAAAACTTGCAGGAATCGTGATTGGTTTGACGTTAACAATGATCCATTTGGTGGGAATTCCATTAACTGGCACATCTGTCAACCCAGCGAGAAGCTTAGGGCCAGCAATTTTTGCCGGTGGAGAAGCTTTATCTCAGGTTTGGGTATTTATCGTAGCTCCGCTGATAGGTGGCGTACTTGCAGCTATTGTTAGCAGATACTTATTGGATACTGAAGAGTAG
- a CDS encoding DegV family protein, with product MNKEKIALLVDSGTDVPQELVEQYGMYMIPLQIIYKDRIYTDKVDITPEEVYERLPIEIPSTSLPDGETITKIFEKIKADGYEKVLAVTISSGLSGTFNVVRLIAEEFDGLETFVLDTKNIGIGSGLQAIEAAKIIEEGRSWDEIKMTLTTNVAKSKVFFNVATLEYLQKGGRIGLVASILGNALKLNPIISCNGDGVYHTVAKARGRKKSLDKTFELVKAFVGDHKKFVLAVAQGQAVAEAETFYEKLKEQFPQAEKIYFGTISPALVVHTGPGLIGIGIQLLD from the coding sequence ATGAATAAAGAAAAAATTGCTCTTTTAGTAGATTCAGGGACAGACGTGCCTCAAGAATTAGTTGAACAATATGGAATGTATATGATTCCGTTGCAGATCATTTATAAAGACCGTATTTATACAGATAAAGTCGATATCACACCAGAGGAAGTTTATGAACGCTTGCCTATAGAAATTCCTAGCACTTCGTTACCTGACGGTGAGACGATCACGAAAATTTTTGAAAAAATCAAAGCAGATGGCTATGAAAAAGTATTAGCTGTTACGATTTCTAGTGGGTTGAGTGGAACATTTAATGTTGTTCGTTTGATAGCAGAAGAATTTGATGGATTGGAAACATTTGTTTTAGATACTAAAAATATTGGAATTGGTAGTGGTCTTCAAGCTATTGAAGCTGCTAAAATAATTGAAGAAGGTCGCTCATGGGATGAAATCAAAATGACATTAACGACTAATGTGGCAAAATCTAAAGTTTTTTTCAATGTTGCAACGCTTGAATATTTACAAAAAGGTGGAAGAATTGGGTTAGTTGCTTCCATTTTAGGAAATGCTTTAAAATTGAACCCAATTATTTCATGTAATGGAGATGGTGTTTATCACACGGTTGCCAAAGCACGAGGTAGAAAAAAAAGTTTGGATAAAACCTTTGAATTAGTGAAAGCCTTCGTTGGAGACCATAAAAAATTTGTTTTGGCTGTTGCGCAAGGACAGGCGGTAGCAGAAGCAGAAACTTTCTACGAAAAATTGAAAGAACAGTTTCCTCAAGCAGAAAAAATTTATTTTGGTACGATCAGCCCTGCGCTAGTCGTTCATACTGGACCGGGGCTTATAGGAATCGGTATCCAACTTTTAGATTGA
- a CDS encoding DUF1836 domain-containing protein produces MNELKASLQIWGKELEDVHLPRWHELPELELYMDQVITLVERYLSPVILKEKHTLLTSSMVNNYVKLGLIPAPIKKRYNQKHLAFLIAITLLKQVLTIPEIKQGILYQGAAVGIREAYNLFCDEQEAAIAVVVAQALDKEPVAAFNQPIPVEFLIVKSATLSFATKLFTEKVIELAQKNLEENGEQENE; encoded by the coding sequence GTGAATGAATTAAAAGCCTCTTTACAAATTTGGGGAAAAGAATTGGAAGATGTCCATTTACCAAGATGGCATGAATTACCCGAATTAGAATTATATATGGATCAAGTGATCACACTTGTTGAACGCTACTTGTCACCAGTTATTTTAAAAGAAAAACATACATTACTCACCTCATCAATGGTCAACAACTATGTGAAATTAGGACTGATTCCAGCACCTATTAAAAAAAGGTATAATCAAAAACATCTCGCTTTTTTAATCGCAATTACGTTATTAAAACAAGTTTTAACAATACCAGAAATCAAGCAAGGTATTCTTTATCAAGGAGCAGCGGTTGGGATTCGTGAAGCTTATAATTTGTTTTGCGACGAGCAAGAAGCAGCTATAGCAGTTGTTGTTGCACAAGCGTTAGACAAGGAACCAGTTGCGGCATTTAATCAACCGATACCCGTAGAATTTTTGATTGTAAAAAGCGCAACGTTATCGTTTGCAACAAAATTGTTTACTGAAAAAGTCATTGAATTGGCACAAAAAAACTTAGAAGAAAATGGAGAACAAGAAAATGAATAA
- a CDS encoding MarR family winged helix-turn-helix transcriptional regulator: MEEQTLIEQFLRLQAMMQKYFMKRRREHGPFGNPHRGQGRVLNLLKLKPETTQKELSYLLDMRPQSLGELLGKLERNGYINREPLKTDRRVMVIRLTEAGRAAADNNKQEEETLFDVLSESEQESFKNIMNKLLEALEDEIPEEERDFRGAHKHGRHRSHGFGRGPGKMDPRDLFGVPDFPNRGKFDFDPFKRSDEEDDGFNDF, encoded by the coding sequence ATGGAAGAACAAACATTGATTGAACAATTTTTACGATTACAAGCAATGATGCAAAAATATTTTATGAAACGTCGTAGAGAACATGGACCTTTTGGTAATCCTCATAGAGGGCAAGGAAGAGTGCTGAATTTATTAAAACTTAAACCTGAAACAACTCAAAAAGAGCTATCTTATTTGTTGGATATGAGACCTCAATCACTAGGAGAATTATTAGGTAAGTTAGAGAGAAATGGATATATTAACCGCGAACCGTTGAAAACTGATCGTCGCGTGATGGTGATTCGATTGACAGAGGCGGGAAGAGCAGCAGCTGATAATAACAAGCAAGAAGAAGAAACACTTTTTGATGTACTGTCAGAATCAGAACAAGAATCGTTCAAAAATATTATGAACAAATTACTGGAAGCTTTAGAAGATGAAATTCCAGAAGAAGAGCGTGATTTTAGAGGAGCACATAAACACGGCAGACATAGAAGTCATGGTTTTGGTCGAGGACCTGGAAAAATGGATCCCCGTGATTTATTTGGAGTACCTGATTTTCCGAATAGGGGAAAATTTGACTTTGACCCATTTAAACGCAGCGATGAAGAGGATGATGGGTTTAATGATTTTTAA
- a CDS encoding TIGR01906 family membrane protein: protein MKSVEKNWIWRERLGIVCLILTILSLSITITINFRPLYIVDIDSLKILTYVDMDKSTLLKNFGELMNYLNNPFRHTLQLSDFPVSTSGAFHFYEVKRLFLLCYGVLIVTVVPSTLFVFHLFKSKRMWRLIRPFQWGMIIPVFFGILMAIGFDQFFVAFHGVFFNNDDWLFDPVTDPIINVLPEEFFMHSFILFFVLLELFFLIGIILGKRQLKKL from the coding sequence ATGAAGAGTGTGGAAAAAAATTGGATTTGGCGAGAACGACTAGGAATTGTATGCTTGATTTTGACTATCTTATCGCTGAGTATTACAATCACTATTAATTTTCGCCCGCTTTATATCGTTGATATTGATTCTTTGAAGATTTTGACCTATGTTGACATGGATAAATCCACATTACTAAAAAACTTTGGTGAGTTGATGAATTATTTAAATAACCCATTTCGTCACACACTGCAATTATCCGATTTTCCTGTATCAACAAGTGGGGCATTTCATTTTTATGAAGTAAAGCGTCTATTTTTACTATGTTATGGTGTGCTGATCGTGACGGTGGTTCCAAGCACTCTGTTTGTTTTCCATCTGTTCAAATCAAAGCGAATGTGGCGATTGATTCGTCCGTTCCAATGGGGAATGATCATCCCAGTATTTTTCGGGATTTTAATGGCAATCGGATTTGATCAGTTTTTTGTGGCATTTCATGGAGTCTTTTTCAATAATGATGATTGGTTGTTCGATCCGGTTACCGATCCGATCATAAATGTTTTACCAGAAGAATTCTTTATGCATAGCTTTATTTTATTTTTTGTTTTATTGGAGTTGTTCTTCTTAATCGGAATTATTTTAGGCAAACGACAACTGAAAAAACTGTAA
- a CDS encoding TIGR01457 family HAD-type hydrolase — translation MKKHYQGYLIDLDGTIYLGKEVIPAGKRFVERLQELNLPFLFVTNNTTKTPEAVSDRLAQEFDIHVSAKTVYTASLATIDYMKEQEKGNRVYVIGESGLVDLILSAGFQWDEESPDYVVVGLDTDISYEKFATASLCIRNGATFIGTNPDKSIPTERGLLPGAGSFISLVQTATQTEPIMIGKPNAVIMNEALKVMDLSKEDVIMVGDNYETDIQSGLQNGIDSLLVLSGFTAKSAVADLPEQPTYIVDSLDDWTF, via the coding sequence GTGAAAAAGCATTATCAAGGATATTTGATTGATTTAGATGGTACGATTTATTTAGGCAAAGAAGTCATTCCAGCAGGGAAGAGGTTTGTTGAACGTCTTCAGGAGTTAAATTTGCCTTTTCTTTTCGTGACGAACAATACAACAAAAACACCAGAGGCTGTTTCAGATCGATTAGCACAAGAATTCGATATTCATGTATCAGCTAAAACTGTTTATACAGCAAGTCTTGCAACAATCGATTATATGAAAGAACAAGAAAAAGGCAATCGGGTCTATGTGATCGGAGAATCCGGGCTGGTTGATTTGATTTTGTCTGCTGGTTTTCAATGGGATGAAGAATCACCAGATTATGTCGTTGTTGGTTTAGATACAGATATCAGCTATGAAAAATTTGCAACAGCTTCACTTTGTATCAGAAATGGCGCAACTTTTATTGGGACAAATCCTGATAAAAGCATTCCGACAGAACGTGGGCTGCTACCTGGTGCAGGCTCATTTATTTCTTTAGTCCAAACAGCGACGCAGACAGAGCCGATCATGATTGGGAAACCAAATGCAGTTATTATGAATGAAGCGCTAAAAGTGATGGATCTGAGCAAAGAAGATGTAATCATGGTTGGTGATAACTACGAAACGGATATTCAGTCTGGTCTTCAAAATGGCATTGATAGTTTACTGGTTTTATCTGGTTTTACAGCAAAGTCAGCAGTTGCGGATTTGCCTGAACAGCCGACTTATATTGTTGATTCACTAGATGACTGGACTTTTTGA
- a CDS encoding YutD family protein: MTEKVKKTSKSAKPFKQKEETTATLTEEITAVLEEIKEEPVKEKKKGEVVTLVDDKHVTIGTREYLLVKNHREAFDAERLGERFSDVLSRYDYIVGDWGYDQLRLKGFFNESNRKAAPEQRIDTLEDYLYEYCNFGCAYFVIERVGGKREKQQTRRKKPNKKPANYNQAHTDEKRVPVTNKTKPVIKNRKENEPKKPVVGKQNNGAGQGRSFTIRQREE, encoded by the coding sequence ATGACAGAAAAAGTAAAAAAAACATCCAAATCAGCTAAACCATTTAAACAAAAAGAAGAGACAACAGCGACGTTAACAGAAGAAATCACTGCTGTCCTTGAAGAGATAAAAGAAGAACCTGTCAAAGAAAAGAAAAAAGGTGAAGTCGTAACACTTGTTGATGATAAACATGTGACGATCGGTACGCGCGAGTATCTTTTAGTAAAAAATCATCGGGAAGCTTTTGATGCAGAGAGATTAGGAGAACGTTTTAGCGATGTTCTTTCAAGATATGATTATATTGTTGGTGACTGGGGTTACGATCAGCTTCGGTTGAAAGGTTTTTTCAACGAATCAAATCGCAAAGCTGCACCTGAACAGAGAATCGATACGCTAGAGGATTATTTGTATGAGTATTGTAACTTTGGCTGTGCGTATTTTGTGATCGAGCGAGTTGGTGGGAAACGTGAGAAACAACAAACACGCCGCAAAAAACCAAACAAAAAGCCAGCGAATTACAACCAAGCGCACACAGATGAAAAACGTGTGCCTGTAACAAATAAAACAAAACCTGTGATTAAAAATCGCAAAGAAAATGAACCGAAAAAACCAGTTGTTGGAAAACAAAATAATGGTGCTGGCCAAGGCCGCTCATTTACTATTCGTCAACGTGAGGAGTAA
- a CDS encoding bifunctional metallophosphatase/5'-nucleotidase, with protein MEEIVIFHTNDLHSHLENWPKIRRYLISHKEEYEKLGKTVITVDLGDFADRWHPLTEATDGQANIELMNAVDYDAATIGNNEGVGNSKEQLNHLYDHRNFDVILGNLFDLNSGQAPDWASSYKIIETKDKAKIGLIALTAPFPLTYNPNGWDIRSTKEILPSLLREIQAKCDVIVLMSHLGIDEDIKIANEFPEINVLLGSHTHHLFKEGEKINDTQLSAAGKFGHYLGEVHLTIDNVKIIHSEAKAVSMAEQETLAEDQRESDDYLALGHQLLKAKKIAKIDHPLLIEMAADHPLIVTALKALKEKGQTDAAILNNGLFLSDLPRGIIDADQLHETLPHPMHLIRVTLSGAELIRMLKEMEKNRHYLRKFPITGMGFRGKVFGELYYDGITYDKEKKQVLWKNQPIDFKQNYTFTTVDHFMFIPFFPTIELAGKVEFLFPEFIRTVLGDYLNMHYPIQ; from the coding sequence ATGGAAGAAATCGTCATCTTTCACACGAATGATTTGCATTCACATTTAGAAAATTGGCCCAAAATCAGGCGGTATCTGATCAGTCATAAAGAAGAATATGAGAAATTAGGTAAAACCGTAATAACTGTCGACTTGGGAGATTTTGCTGATCGTTGGCATCCATTGACAGAAGCAACCGATGGTCAAGCCAATATTGAACTGATGAATGCTGTCGATTATGATGCAGCAACCATCGGTAATAATGAAGGTGTCGGTAATTCCAAAGAGCAATTGAATCATTTATATGATCATCGAAATTTTGATGTTATATTAGGTAATTTATTTGATTTAAACTCTGGTCAGGCGCCTGATTGGGCGAGTTCCTATAAGATTATAGAAACAAAAGATAAAGCTAAGATCGGTTTGATTGCTTTAACCGCCCCATTTCCGTTAACCTATAATCCAAATGGGTGGGATATACGTTCGACCAAAGAGATATTGCCATCATTGCTTAGAGAAATTCAAGCAAAATGTGATGTTATAGTCTTAATGAGTCATTTGGGCATTGACGAAGATATTAAAATAGCAAACGAATTTCCTGAAATCAATGTATTATTAGGTTCTCATACGCATCATCTGTTTAAAGAAGGAGAAAAAATCAATGATACACAACTATCTGCTGCTGGAAAATTTGGTCATTATCTTGGAGAAGTTCATTTAACAATCGATAATGTAAAAATTATTCATAGTGAAGCAAAGGCAGTATCAATGGCTGAACAGGAAACGTTAGCTGAAGATCAAAGAGAAAGTGACGATTACTTAGCTTTAGGCCATCAGTTGTTGAAGGCGAAAAAAATCGCGAAGATCGATCATCCTCTTTTAATCGAGATGGCGGCTGATCATCCTTTGATCGTGACAGCATTAAAAGCTTTAAAAGAAAAAGGCCAGACAGATGCAGCGATTTTAAATAATGGGTTGTTTTTATCAGATCTACCAAGAGGAATCATTGATGCAGATCAGCTTCACGAAACATTACCTCACCCGATGCATTTGATTCGTGTGACCTTATCTGGAGCAGAACTGATTCGTATGCTTAAGGAAATGGAAAAAAATCGACACTATTTACGAAAGTTTCCAATTACAGGAATGGGGTTTCGTGGTAAAGTCTTTGGTGAATTGTATTATGACGGAATCACGTATGATAAAGAAAAAAAACAAGTTCTATGGAAAAATCAACCCATCGATTTTAAGCAGAACTATACGTTTACTACAGTCGATCACTTTATGTTCATTCCTTTTTTTCCAACGATCGAACTTGCAGGCAAGGTTGAATTTTTGTTTCCGGAATTTATCAGAACAGTTTTAGGTGACTACTTGAACATGCACTATCCAATCCAATAA
- a CDS encoding methylated-DNA--[protein]-cysteine S-methyltransferase gives MKITAPFGPIWLDADHKGLTLVSFFELKNHQTNSFTEQAAKELIDYFSGERTHFTVPLSIQSGTEFQRKVWAALTQIPYGKTCSYLEIAQAIGSPKAVRAIGQANSKNPLPIIVPCHRVIGKNGQLTGYLGSSEHDGLSIKMFLLQVENGLLD, from the coding sequence ATGAAAATCACTGCACCTTTTGGACCGATATGGCTAGATGCCGATCATAAAGGCTTGACCTTAGTCTCATTTTTTGAGCTCAAAAACCATCAAACAAATTCTTTTACAGAACAAGCCGCAAAAGAACTGATAGACTATTTTTCTGGTGAACGAACGCATTTTACTGTCCCGTTATCCATCCAAAGCGGCACTGAGTTTCAAAGAAAAGTTTGGGCCGCTCTTACTCAAATCCCTTATGGAAAAACCTGCAGTTACCTAGAAATCGCTCAAGCTATTGGTTCACCAAAAGCAGTTCGAGCAATCGGTCAGGCAAACAGCAAAAATCCGCTTCCGATCATTGTTCCTTGTCATCGAGTGATTGGCAAAAATGGGCAATTAACAGGCTATTTAGGTAGTTCTGAACATGACGGGCTCAGTATCAAAATGTTCTTGTTACAAGTGGAAAATGGATTACTGGATTAG
- a CDS encoding Asp23/Gls24 family envelope stress response protein: MAEAVENNTSGLKAKLTFGDVVIKKIVGVVISDIDGILGLSGNLFTDFADRFRDNEDVTKGIGVEVGTKQVAVDVSVICKYDVNISTVFDQTVELVKEAIAHMTGLELIEFNMSVDDVMTKEQYLEKYRGKESNDNEGSN; this comes from the coding sequence ATGGCAGAGGCAGTAGAGAACAATACAAGTGGATTAAAAGCAAAATTGACGTTCGGTGATGTTGTGATCAAAAAAATCGTAGGTGTGGTTATTTCTGATATTGATGGGATCTTAGGATTGAGCGGCAATCTTTTTACCGATTTTGCTGACCGATTTAGAGATAACGAAGATGTGACAAAAGGCATTGGAGTGGAAGTCGGAACAAAACAAGTAGCGGTAGATGTATCCGTGATTTGCAAATACGATGTTAATATTTCAACTGTCTTTGATCAAACTGTTGAACTAGTAAAAGAAGCGATTGCTCATATGACTGGTTTAGAGCTGATTGAATTTAATATGAGTGTGGATGATGTTATGACAAAAGAGCAATACCTAGAAAAATATCGTGGCAAAGAGAGTAATGACAATGAGGGGAGCAACTAA
- a CDS encoding DUF2273 domain-containing protein, whose amino-acid sequence MDQEKKEHWLKQLRPYRFRIIWTTLFFLLALLLLLIGFGKTLVLLIFAAVGFIIGKMRDEDLDIYSLIDSVRSMIGI is encoded by the coding sequence ATGGATCAAGAGAAAAAAGAACACTGGCTCAAGCAGCTTAGACCGTATCGTTTTCGGATTATTTGGACAACCTTGTTTTTCCTATTAGCTCTCTTGTTATTACTGATTGGCTTTGGAAAAACATTGGTCTTACTAATTTTCGCAGCCGTTGGATTTATTATCGGAAAAATGCGGGATGAAGATTTAGATATCTATTCCTTGATAGATTCAGTTAGATCTATGATAGGAATTTAA